In Lujinxingia litoralis, a single window of DNA contains:
- a CDS encoding serine/threonine-protein kinase produces MSGDETLTLDDVLDDIVLILRTVCERVELTTSASYDEVQHALGSRLSLHLLSYVRHLEQTGSLTYDRISDELRVSEAGQAILDDPSESAWRADARQAFGEHFPEEVEDSAADALDDAAQPLEGASLEANSAPEVLATEPGASEPAAPAVETNPPNISNIPAGGGSVSQAYERHDELGSGGIGTVYRGTQSRLKRAVAIKEVREIFNVFAGVQRDDILRRFEQIVQTQAALMHPNIVQIVDISTDGEYPFVVMQLAPGGNLRRLIEVENRPPLAVALKYFFQILHALNAAHDQGVVHGSIKPENVVLDHAGNALVTDFGISRVVEREGGRGNQVYVGVGTVAYMSPEQFQDPNRATVRSDIYSLGIMFYEMLTGKVPGRRSPMPSSFFPDIPRALDDIFDRMSMDREEDRYESVDQIIADLYAAEDVMAILDKRSGVLFLRDPLLHGEVGIAGVPAAEPGASSAPVASVSVAASGLSAAISDAIEEEVLGLGEDSSSVGEDDSSVEEEIPEELAFDSEVEDPSDVLGKLDKYGELFEDD; encoded by the coding sequence ATGAGCGGTGATGAAACGCTAACGCTGGACGATGTGCTCGACGATATCGTGCTCATTCTGAGGACGGTGTGCGAGCGGGTCGAGCTGACCACAAGCGCGAGCTACGACGAGGTGCAACACGCACTCGGATCGCGTTTGAGTCTGCACCTGCTCAGCTACGTGCGACATCTCGAGCAGACCGGCAGTCTCACCTACGACCGTATCAGCGATGAGCTCCGGGTGAGCGAGGCTGGTCAGGCGATTCTCGACGACCCGAGCGAGTCGGCCTGGCGAGCGGACGCGCGTCAGGCCTTTGGAGAGCACTTCCCGGAGGAGGTGGAGGACTCGGCCGCCGATGCGTTGGACGACGCCGCTCAACCCCTGGAGGGCGCCTCGTTGGAGGCGAACTCCGCGCCCGAGGTCCTGGCAACGGAGCCAGGTGCATCTGAGCCGGCGGCGCCGGCCGTCGAAACGAACCCCCCGAACATCTCGAACATCCCTGCAGGTGGAGGATCTGTGAGTCAGGCCTATGAGCGACACGACGAGCTGGGCAGCGGCGGCATTGGTACGGTCTACCGGGGCACGCAGTCCCGGTTGAAGCGGGCGGTGGCCATCAAAGAGGTCCGCGAGATCTTTAATGTGTTTGCCGGTGTGCAGCGCGACGACATCCTGCGCCGCTTTGAGCAGATCGTGCAGACGCAGGCCGCGTTGATGCACCCCAACATCGTGCAAATCGTCGATATCTCCACCGATGGCGAGTATCCCTTTGTGGTGATGCAGCTGGCCCCGGGCGGCAACCTGCGCCGGTTGATCGAGGTGGAGAATCGCCCGCCCCTGGCGGTGGCGCTGAAGTACTTTTTCCAGATTTTGCACGCCCTTAACGCCGCGCACGACCAGGGCGTGGTGCACGGCTCGATCAAGCCGGAGAACGTGGTGCTGGACCATGCCGGCAACGCGCTGGTGACCGACTTCGGCATCTCGCGCGTGGTGGAGCGCGAGGGCGGACGTGGCAATCAGGTCTACGTGGGCGTGGGCACCGTGGCCTACATGAGCCCGGAGCAGTTCCAGGACCCCAACCGGGCCACCGTGCGCAGCGACATCTACTCGCTGGGCATCATGTTCTACGAGATGCTCACCGGCAAAGTGCCCGGTCGTCGGTCGCCGATGCCCTCGAGCTTCTTCCCCGACATTCCGCGGGCCCTCGACGATATCTTCGACCGCATGTCGATGGATCGGGAAGAAGATCGTTACGAGAGCGTCGACCAGATCATTGCCGACCTCTACGCGGCCGAAGATGTGATGGCGATCCTGGATAAGCGCAGCGGCGTGCTCTTTTTGCGCGACCCGCTGTTGCACGGCGAAGTGGGCATCGCCGGGGTGCCGGCGGCCGAGCCGGGGGCCAGCAGCGCGCCGGTGGCCTCCGTGTCGGTGGCGGCCTCGGGGCTGAGCGCGGCCATCAGCGATGCGATCGAAGAGGAGGTCCTGGGCCTTGGCGAGGACTCCTCCAGTGTGGGCGAAGACGACTCCAGCGTGGAGGAAGAGATCCCCGAAGAGCTGGCGTTCGATTCGGAGGTTGAAGACCCCTCCGACGTCCTCGGCAAACTCGACAAGTATGGCGAACTCTTTGAGGACGATTAA
- the mnmD gene encoding tRNA (5-methylaminomethyl-2-thiouridine)(34)-methyltransferase MnmD — MTSKGCDEGGLQGVVPFETSDGSLTLYDQERDVHYRSRHGAVSESRHVFLEGSGLVSRPGEWRVLELGFGAAVNLTQCVQAFRQSPRATRLIYHTVDWRPVSAEHLAFHEGEGGELARAVADAAQACAGEAVRALSEDGAIEVVLHAAPWQQVRLPEGFCVDAVFHDPFAKEVNPEAWSPACFAWSLRASSPDARLATYSAATAVRQAMVEAGWVVARARGPGRKREMTVAAPAAPGLGELKIWGGA, encoded by the coding sequence ATGACATCAAAGGGTTGCGATGAGGGGGGGCTCCAGGGGGTGGTGCCCTTTGAGACTTCTGATGGTTCGCTGACGCTCTACGACCAGGAGCGTGACGTGCACTACCGTTCGCGCCACGGGGCGGTGAGTGAGTCGCGTCACGTGTTTTTGGAGGGGAGCGGGTTGGTGAGCCGCCCGGGTGAATGGCGCGTGTTGGAGCTGGGCTTCGGCGCGGCGGTCAACCTCACGCAGTGCGTGCAGGCGTTTCGCCAGAGCCCGAGGGCCACGCGTCTGATCTATCATACGGTGGACTGGCGGCCGGTGAGCGCTGAGCATCTGGCCTTTCATGAAGGGGAGGGCGGTGAGTTGGCCCGGGCGGTGGCGGACGCCGCGCAGGCCTGTGCCGGGGAGGCGGTGCGGGCGCTCTCGGAGGACGGGGCGATTGAGGTCGTGCTGCACGCCGCGCCCTGGCAGCAGGTGCGTCTGCCCGAAGGTTTCTGCGTCGATGCGGTGTTTCATGACCCCTTTGCCAAGGAGGTCAACCCGGAGGCCTGGAGTCCGGCGTGTTTTGCGTGGTCGCTGCGAGCCAGCAGTCCCGACGCGCGCCTGGCGACCTATTCGGCGGCGACGGCCGTACGTCAGGCGATGGTCGAGGCCGGCTGGGTGGTGGCTCGGGCCAGGGGGCCGGGGCGCAAGCGGGAGATGACGGTGGCCGCGCCCGCGGCTCCGGGGCTTGGCGAGTTGAAGATCTGGGGCGGGGCATGA
- the uvrA gene encoding excinuclease ABC subunit UvrA, whose product MAQSASPGIKLPLISRDRGEIAVNGAREHNLKNLDLTLPKRKLVVFTGPSGSGKSSMAFDTLYAEGRRRYVESLSTYARQFLGQIEKPDFDQITGLSPTISIEQKTTGSNPRSTVGTITEVHDHLRVLWARLGEQRCHTCDEPVSATSAQAVATQLLELPRGTKFMLLAPLVRNRKGEYRDLFDALRKQGFVRARIDGEFVELEGLEKLKKSYRHDIDVVVDRLVAKPEAASRVQDSVDRALHVGEGKCLALAPAGQDVDWEERLFSTERACASCGTAFPELTHQSFSFNSPLGMCPGCQGIGATPQVDRGLLVVDEAKSLGEGAIEAIGPLPAPGGRKWRWHAEVADLWEKLQTSAQAQKIPLDRPWAKLSESARQYVLEGPQDVKRGYKGFRGVVPFIEKAHEGASSKGARDFFTEFMGSRTCPECEGRRLRPESRAVVFRGESLAEINQLDIDQARAFFEQVELQGREVLIAEELLAEIRRRLRFLKDVGLSYLTLNRAAGSLSGGESQRIRLASQLGSELSGVLYVLDEPSIGLHQRDHNRLLSTLEELRDAGNSVIVVEHDRETMERADLLVDFGPGAGRLGGEIVAVGTPDEVCQVEGSVTGDYLSGRRRLGWPETRRAPAEGVWIRGARENNLKDVDVHIPSRAFVCVTGVSGAGKSTLVNDILYPAIARKVYFKHRSVGEHDAIEGLERYDKVIEIDQSPIGRTPRSNPATYTKVFDHIRGFFAELPESKMYGFEAGRFSFNVAGGRCEACKGAGVNRVEMSFLADVYVPCNLCLGNRFNASTLRVRYRGHSIADVLEMTIAEAADLFEAHPKIRRILQTLLDVGLDYMKLGQASPTLSGGEAQRVKLSRELAKLATGDTLYILDEPSTGLHFEDIRKLLKVVDQLVDAGNTVVMIEHNTDIIAYADHVIDVGPEGGVEGGHIVAQGTPEEVAQVEGSYTGTFLRELFEAAAE is encoded by the coding sequence ATGGCGCAGTCCGCATCTCCGGGCATCAAACTGCCCCTGATCAGCCGGGACCGCGGTGAAATCGCGGTCAACGGTGCTCGCGAACACAACCTCAAAAACCTCGATTTGACGCTGCCCAAGCGCAAGCTGGTGGTGTTTACCGGCCCCAGTGGCTCGGGCAAGTCGTCGATGGCCTTTGATACGCTCTACGCCGAGGGGCGTCGCCGCTATGTGGAGAGCCTCTCGACCTATGCGCGGCAGTTTCTCGGGCAGATCGAAAAGCCCGACTTCGACCAGATCACCGGGTTGAGCCCGACGATCTCGATCGAGCAGAAGACCACCGGGAGCAATCCGCGCTCGACGGTGGGCACGATCACCGAGGTGCACGATCACCTGCGGGTGCTCTGGGCGCGTCTGGGCGAGCAGCGCTGCCATACCTGCGATGAGCCGGTGAGCGCGACCAGTGCCCAGGCCGTGGCCACCCAGCTGCTGGAGTTGCCGCGGGGCACCAAATTCATGTTGCTCGCCCCGCTGGTGCGAAACCGCAAGGGGGAGTACCGCGACCTCTTTGATGCGCTACGCAAGCAGGGGTTTGTGCGGGCGCGCATCGATGGCGAGTTCGTGGAGCTGGAGGGGTTGGAGAAGCTCAAAAAGAGCTACCGTCACGACATCGACGTGGTGGTCGACCGGCTCGTGGCCAAGCCGGAGGCGGCCTCCCGGGTGCAGGATAGCGTGGACCGCGCGCTGCATGTCGGCGAGGGCAAGTGCCTGGCGCTGGCGCCGGCCGGCCAGGACGTGGACTGGGAGGAGCGTCTCTTTAGCACCGAACGGGCCTGTGCCAGCTGCGGGACGGCCTTTCCGGAGCTGACCCACCAGAGCTTCTCGTTCAACAGCCCCCTGGGCATGTGTCCGGGGTGTCAGGGGATCGGCGCCACGCCGCAGGTGGACCGCGGGTTGCTGGTGGTCGATGAGGCGAAGAGCCTGGGCGAGGGAGCCATCGAGGCCATCGGCCCTCTGCCGGCGCCCGGTGGGCGCAAGTGGCGCTGGCATGCCGAGGTGGCAGACCTCTGGGAGAAGCTCCAGACGTCGGCGCAGGCTCAAAAGATCCCGCTGGACCGCCCCTGGGCAAAGCTAAGCGAGTCGGCCCGTCAGTACGTGTTAGAGGGGCCACAGGATGTAAAGCGGGGCTACAAAGGCTTTCGAGGGGTGGTGCCCTTTATTGAAAAGGCCCATGAAGGCGCGTCGAGCAAGGGGGCGCGAGACTTTTTCACCGAGTTCATGGGCTCGCGCACCTGCCCCGAGTGCGAGGGGCGCCGGCTGCGCCCGGAGAGCCGCGCGGTGGTGTTCCGTGGGGAGTCGCTGGCCGAGATCAATCAGCTCGATATCGATCAGGCCCGCGCTTTCTTTGAGCAGGTGGAGCTTCAGGGGCGCGAGGTGTTGATCGCCGAGGAGTTGCTCGCGGAGATCCGGCGCCGGTTGCGTTTTCTGAAAGACGTGGGGCTCTCCTACCTGACCTTGAATCGCGCGGCCGGGAGCCTGTCGGGCGGTGAGAGCCAGCGCATTCGCCTGGCCAGCCAGCTGGGCAGCGAACTCAGCGGGGTGCTCTACGTGCTGGACGAGCCCAGCATCGGGTTGCATCAGCGCGACCATAACCGGCTCTTGAGCACGCTGGAGGAGCTGCGCGACGCGGGCAACTCAGTGATCGTGGTTGAGCATGACCGCGAGACGATGGAGCGCGCCGATCTCCTGGTCGACTTCGGTCCGGGCGCCGGGCGCCTGGGGGGTGAGATCGTCGCGGTGGGCACCCCGGACGAGGTCTGCCAGGTCGAGGGCAGCGTGACCGGCGATTACCTCTCCGGGCGCCGGCGTCTGGGCTGGCCCGAGACGCGGCGAGCGCCCGCCGAGGGCGTCTGGATCCGCGGGGCGCGTGAGAACAATCTCAAAGATGTGGACGTGCACATCCCCTCGCGGGCCTTTGTGTGCGTGACCGGGGTGTCGGGGGCCGGAAAGAGTACCCTGGTCAACGACATTCTGTACCCGGCGATCGCCCGCAAGGTGTACTTCAAGCATCGCTCGGTGGGCGAGCATGACGCCATCGAGGGGCTGGAGCGCTACGATAAGGTCATCGAGATCGATCAGAGCCCGATCGGGCGCACCCCGCGCAGCAATCCGGCCACCTACACCAAGGTCTTCGATCATATTCGGGGGTTCTTTGCCGAGCTGCCCGAGTCGAAGATGTACGGCTTTGAGGCCGGGCGCTTCTCGTTCAACGTGGCCGGCGGGCGCTGCGAGGCCTGCAAGGGGGCGGGCGTCAACCGCGTGGAGATGAGCTTTCTGGCCGACGTGTACGTGCCCTGCAACCTGTGTCTGGGCAATCGTTTTAACGCCTCCACGCTGCGGGTGCGCTACCGGGGGCATTCGATCGCCGATGTGCTGGAGATGACGATTGCCGAGGCGGCCGATCTCTTTGAGGCCCACCCCAAGATCCGCCGCATCCTGCAGACCCTGCTCGATGTGGGGCTGGATTACATGAAGCTCGGGCAGGCCTCACCCACGCTCTCCGGCGGGGAGGCCCAGCGGGTGAAGCTGAGCCGGGAGCTGGCGAAGCTGGCCACTGGAGATACGCTCTACATTTTGGATGAGCCCAGCACCGGGCTGCACTTTGAGGACATTCGCAAGCTGCTCAAGGTCGTCGATCAGCTGGTCGATGCGGGCAATACGGTCGTGATGATCGAGCATAACACCGACATCATCGCCTATGCCGACCACGTGATTGACGTGGGGCCGGAGGGTGGCGTTGAGGGCGGCCATATCGTGGCGCAGGGGACACCCGAGGAGGTGGCTCAGGTGGAGGGGTCGTACACGGGCACATTTTTGCGCGAGCTCTTTGAGGCGGCTGCGGAGTGA
- a CDS encoding NAD(P)/FAD-dependent oxidoreductase translates to MSERGLLVVGGGLAGLSLIDALLAQGADPGTLTLVDAAHPERGSSSPATVLHPFAGRTMAPGRAHWRAFLMSWSILQGWCERHGQGLWRQAPMMRLLSGDKLSHKLEESWDEGRAAYPEGVQVERVQGERSRELLPSWEGLPALLYEHAAAVDLPGLCEALLAHALARGVRLVSGQVQALRKGDEGWVAEVSGQAQAPGGARVVLATGALLPELMTGADLRERPGEVGVWPASAPLHDLKVMINSHANIFELPGGQVGVGSTYLRGPAWRARDAAQAADDLREKMDDALGGQRPGLASAIWRGVRGVYGSDHRPLVGAVAREPGLYVMAGFGSKGLTWAPAMGRVLAAHLLADAPLWEVIDARRAGRLELRR, encoded by the coding sequence ATGAGCGAGCGTGGTCTCCTGGTCGTCGGTGGCGGGCTCGCCGGGCTCTCGCTGATCGATGCGCTGCTGGCGCAGGGCGCCGATCCCGGCACTCTCACCCTGGTGGACGCTGCGCACCCGGAGCGCGGCTCCAGCTCGCCGGCTACCGTGTTGCACCCCTTTGCCGGGCGCACGATGGCGCCGGGCCGGGCGCACTGGCGGGCGTTTTTGATGAGCTGGTCGATCCTGCAAGGGTGGTGTGAGCGCCACGGCCAGGGTCTGTGGCGTCAGGCGCCGATGATGCGCCTGCTCTCCGGCGATAAGCTCAGCCACAAACTTGAGGAAAGCTGGGACGAGGGGCGCGCGGCGTATCCCGAAGGCGTGCAGGTGGAGCGGGTGCAGGGAGAGCGCAGCCGGGAGCTCCTGCCGAGCTGGGAGGGGCTCCCGGCGCTGCTCTATGAGCACGCCGCCGCGGTGGACTTGCCCGGCCTCTGCGAGGCCTTGCTCGCGCATGCGCTGGCCCGGGGCGTGCGTCTGGTGTCGGGTCAGGTGCAGGCCTTGCGAAAGGGCGATGAGGGGTGGGTGGCCGAGGTCTCAGGCCAGGCGCAGGCGCCTGGAGGCGCCCGGGTGGTGCTGGCCACCGGGGCGTTGCTCCCCGAGCTGATGACCGGCGCCGACCTGCGTGAGCGTCCTGGCGAGGTCGGGGTCTGGCCGGCGAGTGCCCCGCTCCACGACCTGAAGGTGATGATCAACAGCCACGCCAATATCTTCGAGCTCCCCGGGGGCCAGGTGGGCGTGGGGTCCACCTACCTGCGTGGTCCGGCCTGGCGAGCGCGCGACGCGGCGCAGGCTGCCGACGACCTGCGGGAGAAGATGGACGACGCGCTCGGCGGGCAGCGCCCGGGCCTGGCGAGCGCGATCTGGCGCGGGGTGCGCGGGGTGTACGGAAGCGATCATCGCCCCCTGGTCGGGGCGGTAGCCCGGGAGCCGGGGCTCTACGTGATGGCCGGGTTTGGCTCCAAGGGCCTGACCTGGGCCCCGGCGATGGGGCGCGTGTTGGCCGCCCATCTGCTGGCGGATGCGCCCCTCTGGGAGGTGATCGACGCGCGGCGAGCGGGGCGGCTGGAACTTCGCCGCTGA
- a CDS encoding type II secretion system protein GspK, with protein sequence MLRLIAKSTHRLLRVMDRPVPTPFDGRPRGVALMLALVTLAILSTAVVEFAYTARVNTAMSTNERDKLKSYYLAKSGVNLSRLLLSLQYALQDESRQTDDETGRMIGRAMRRSNFQLYQYMDILLGPFNSGKVEIPLASIDLSSMGVSGFGEFTGTFDVDVVPEEGRINLNQFAGEELNEGDLLMLCSMMLDSRYDSIFEVKDVNGDTMNRARMMERIIDFVDLDQEQVTLGDDCTIRGSGGDEQRVYERDEAKVEPRNARLTHLEDIHRVMGVSEAFMEVFGDAFTVYDVDRPNPNVASFPVFYAILCQNLELEGVDSGGQGLGSLCANNPQVGLQVMYFAMALDGVRAFFENPLSMFMAYVGSSESRLLPGAEVGQPVAFLRRSQLPEYIEGFKTNPQLMAQFINYSPAYQVMAMENPQLVVDPLVPAFPQWAVSFNRSGLLRSISTSQSSIYRIKSTGTYGSSKAEIEAVVDFGKTQRRLPDERLFEALQGEEDDEEANEEVEELRSALKSSREEMAKGRVLYWRVQ encoded by the coding sequence ATGCTACGTCTGATCGCAAAGAGTACACACCGGCTACTGCGGGTGATGGATCGCCCGGTGCCCACGCCTTTTGATGGACGCCCGCGGGGCGTGGCGTTGATGTTGGCGCTGGTCACGCTGGCGATCCTCTCCACGGCGGTGGTGGAGTTTGCCTACACCGCCCGGGTCAACACGGCGATGTCCACCAACGAGCGCGACAAGCTCAAAAGCTACTACCTGGCCAAGAGCGGGGTGAACCTCTCGCGCCTGCTCTTGAGCCTGCAGTACGCGCTCCAGGATGAGTCGCGCCAGACCGACGATGAGACCGGCCGGATGATCGGCCGAGCGATGCGGCGCAGCAACTTCCAGCTCTACCAGTACATGGACATTTTGCTCGGGCCCTTTAACTCCGGGAAGGTCGAGATTCCCCTGGCGAGCATCGATTTGAGTTCGATGGGCGTGAGCGGGTTCGGGGAGTTTACCGGCACCTTTGATGTGGATGTGGTCCCGGAGGAGGGACGTATCAACCTCAACCAGTTCGCCGGTGAAGAGCTCAACGAGGGCGATCTGCTGATGCTCTGCTCCATGATGCTCGATTCGCGCTACGACTCGATCTTTGAAGTGAAAGATGTGAACGGCGACACGATGAACCGGGCCCGGATGATGGAGCGCATCATCGACTTTGTGGACCTGGATCAGGAGCAGGTCACCCTGGGAGATGATTGCACCATTCGCGGCAGTGGGGGCGACGAACAACGCGTCTACGAGCGGGATGAGGCCAAGGTGGAGCCGCGTAACGCGCGCCTCACACATCTTGAGGATATTCACCGGGTGATGGGGGTGAGCGAAGCGTTTATGGAGGTGTTTGGCGACGCTTTTACCGTCTATGACGTCGACCGGCCGAATCCCAACGTGGCGAGCTTCCCGGTGTTTTACGCGATCCTCTGCCAGAACCTGGAGCTCGAAGGCGTGGACAGCGGCGGGCAGGGGCTGGGCAGCTTGTGCGCCAACAACCCGCAGGTGGGCCTTCAGGTGATGTATTTTGCGATGGCGCTTGACGGGGTGCGGGCCTTCTTTGAGAACCCGCTCTCGATGTTTATGGCCTACGTCGGTTCGAGCGAGAGTCGACTGCTGCCGGGGGCCGAGGTCGGCCAGCCGGTGGCGTTTTTGAGGCGGAGTCAGCTGCCGGAGTACATCGAGGGCTTTAAGACGAATCCGCAGCTGATGGCGCAGTTTATTAACTACTCGCCGGCCTATCAGGTCATGGCGATGGAGAACCCGCAGCTGGTGGTCGATCCGCTGGTGCCGGCGTTTCCGCAGTGGGCGGTGTCGTTTAATCGTTCGGGGTTGTTGCGTTCGATCAGCACCAGTCAGTCGTCGATTTATCGGATTAAAAGTACCGGGACTTATGGAAGTTCGAAGGCCGAGATCGAGGCGGTGGTGGACTTTGGTAAAACGCAGCGTCGCTTGCCCGACGAGCGTCTCTTTGAGGCGCTGCAAGGGGAGGAAGACGACGAGGAGGCCAACGAGGAGGTGGAGGAGCTTCGCTCGGCGTTGAAGTCCTCTCGTGAGGAGATGGCCAAGGGGCGCGTGTTGTATTGGCGGGTGCAATAA
- the pilM gene encoding pilus assembly protein PilM codes for MANRIVGLDIGAWSLKAVALDVLQRPVEVVGFAEVALAALAEEGAPVSEVEQAELEGAGSEAPEDAEAAGAEDASPKEGEEEELEAVVPQAQPLQAPWVRALKGLIDQGFFEGVSRVVATMPNGDALTLRLEVPFEGKAQVSSVLPHLLMGSLPMPLQRVTYDFEVMAGKGDEEWEALVAFVESERLGALLSQMQSVGVDPAMIGIPELALRLAAERAMMLDASAYAVIDFGHAHTRLLIQDGERTVVARTIKQGGEHLSQGLSEAFNLSLSEAERLKHQRAMLDVDATEADEALVRISQVCGDVVGPLVRDLRRTFQSAYARDRVQVEAIFMCGGASRLKGLKPHLEREFGVAVSPLSVELAVAEEAAVAFGGRQPEAALALGAALMSVREKGQPEPINLRQGAFEFRGKSSYVRAQFTRLGIAAAVLVVLGLGVLLMQRLDQRAQLDAMKDAVAEQTQALFGERLTSPAAIRARLGGAAGPERGFVPLMSAYELLHLITRGTASAGELQLDRIDIDTDRQLIQMVGVTDSPQSVDQIAAQLEQEECLRDARKEKVTVQGDNRVQFEIHVTSDCS; via the coding sequence ATGGCAAATCGAATTGTAGGACTGGACATCGGGGCGTGGTCGCTCAAGGCGGTGGCGCTCGATGTGCTCCAGCGCCCGGTGGAGGTGGTGGGCTTTGCCGAGGTGGCGCTGGCGGCGCTGGCCGAGGAAGGTGCGCCGGTCTCCGAGGTGGAGCAGGCCGAGCTCGAAGGGGCTGGGTCTGAGGCTCCTGAGGATGCGGAAGCGGCCGGGGCTGAAGACGCGTCGCCCAAAGAGGGCGAGGAGGAAGAGCTGGAGGCGGTGGTCCCGCAAGCGCAGCCTTTGCAGGCCCCGTGGGTGCGGGCGCTTAAAGGGCTTATCGACCAGGGCTTCTTCGAAGGGGTGAGTCGGGTGGTGGCCACCATGCCCAACGGCGATGCGCTCACCCTGCGCCTGGAGGTGCCCTTTGAGGGCAAGGCGCAGGTGAGCTCGGTCTTGCCGCACCTTTTGATGGGCAGCCTGCCGATGCCGCTGCAGCGGGTCACCTACGACTTTGAGGTGATGGCGGGCAAGGGCGACGAGGAGTGGGAAGCGCTGGTGGCGTTTGTGGAGAGCGAGCGCCTGGGGGCGCTGCTCTCTCAGATGCAGTCGGTGGGGGTGGACCCGGCGATGATCGGCATTCCGGAGCTGGCGCTGCGCCTGGCTGCGGAGCGGGCGATGATGCTCGACGCGAGTGCCTACGCCGTGATCGATTTTGGTCATGCGCATACGCGTTTGCTCATTCAGGATGGCGAGCGCACGGTGGTCGCCCGCACCATCAAACAGGGCGGGGAGCACCTCAGTCAGGGGCTGTCCGAGGCGTTTAACCTGAGCCTGAGTGAGGCCGAGCGCCTCAAGCATCAGCGCGCGATGTTGGACGTGGATGCCACAGAGGCCGACGAGGCCCTGGTTCGGATCAGCCAGGTGTGCGGCGATGTGGTGGGACCGCTGGTCCGCGATCTGCGCAGAACGTTTCAGTCAGCCTACGCCCGGGATCGGGTGCAGGTTGAGGCGATCTTTATGTGCGGCGGCGCCAGCAGGCTCAAGGGACTCAAACCCCACCTGGAGCGCGAGTTTGGCGTGGCGGTCAGCCCCTTGAGTGTGGAGCTGGCGGTGGCCGAGGAGGCCGCGGTGGCGTTTGGGGGCCGCCAGCCAGAGGCGGCCCTGGCGCTGGGCGCGGCGCTGATGAGCGTGCGCGAGAAGGGGCAGCCCGAGCCCATCAACCTGCGCCAGGGGGCGTTTGAGTTCCGGGGCAAGTCGAGCTACGTGCGCGCGCAGTTCACACGGCTGGGAATCGCCGCCGCGGTGCTGGTGGTGCTGGGGCTGGGCGTGCTCTTGATGCAGCGCCTCGATCAGCGGGCTCAGCTCGACGCGATGAAAGACGCCGTCGCCGAACAGACCCAGGCCCTCTTTGGTGAACGCCTGACCTCACCGGCGGCCATTCGCGCGCGTCTGGGAGGGGCGGCGGGCCCGGAGCGGGGGTTTGTGCCTCTGATGAGCGCCTACGAGCTTCTGCACCTAATCACGCGTGGGACCGCGAGCGCCGGGGAACTCCAGCTGGATCGCATCGATATTGATACCGACCGTCAGCTGATTCAGATGGTCGGTGTGACCGACAGTCCGCAGTCGGTCGACCAGATCGCCGCCCAGCTGGAGCAAGAGGAATGCCTGCGCGATGCCCGCAAAGAGAAGGTGACCGTGCAGGGTGATAACCGCGTCCAGTTTGAAATTCACGTCACCAGTGATTGCTCCTGA
- the gspN gene encoding type II secretion system protein GspN, with protein MRERLAELWERPGIRLLAYVVFAVSMFALFLLLTFPERRVRQIVTVQLEKALGHQYDVTIAELGMWRLTGAKFEGVQLKERVSATERVGVEGGLAKQIYIERISARFAPLGSLLRRGATVNYQVDIGGGVLEGSFTQSSSRRLVTVQSDELDLRQSTLLASLLGIPVFGQLDTDIELELHPSRPVLTGGEIALTGRQFTVGPTTLNADSLPVALDVPMTNFGNIVVRAHVESDEGGKDPRLVIDEFQTRGRDINTEIWGHVELGAQMGRSRPRLEMRLQVNEEYVTANSLGVVFNMAEFRKGRHQDWYGFTLGGTFQDLAFRGAATAARGPTEQAAEPAEEAQD; from the coding sequence ATGCGAGAGCGACTGGCAGAACTGTGGGAACGCCCGGGCATTCGCCTGCTGGCTTACGTGGTCTTTGCGGTGTCGATGTTCGCCCTCTTCTTGCTGCTGACCTTTCCGGAGCGGCGAGTGCGCCAGATCGTGACGGTGCAGCTGGAGAAGGCGCTGGGGCATCAATATGATGTGACGATCGCCGAGCTGGGGATGTGGCGTCTGACCGGGGCGAAATTCGAAGGCGTGCAGCTCAAGGAGCGCGTCTCGGCCACCGAGCGCGTGGGCGTGGAAGGGGGACTGGCCAAGCAGATCTACATTGAGCGGATTTCGGCGCGTTTTGCTCCCCTGGGCAGCTTGCTGCGCCGGGGGGCCACGGTGAACTATCAAGTCGACATCGGTGGCGGAGTGCTCGAGGGCAGCTTCACGCAGTCGAGCAGCCGGAGGCTGGTCACCGTGCAGAGCGACGAGCTGGATCTGCGCCAGTCGACGTTGCTGGCCTCGTTGCTGGGCATCCCGGTCTTCGGGCAGCTCGATACCGACATTGAGCTGGAGCTCCATCCGAGCCGCCCGGTGCTGACCGGGGGAGAGATCGCGTTGACCGGGCGTCAGTTCACGGTGGGCCCGACCACGCTCAACGCCGATAGCCTTCCGGTGGCGCTGGATGTGCCGATGACCAACTTTGGCAACATCGTGGTTCGAGCGCATGTCGAGAGCGACGAGGGCGGGAAGGATCCTCGCCTGGTCATCGATGAGTTCCAGACTCGGGGGCGTGATATCAACACCGAGATCTGGGGTCATGTGGAGCTGGGCGCGCAGATGGGTCGGAGCCGCCCCCGCCTGGAGATGCGCCTTCAGGTCAACGAGGAGTACGTCACGGCCAACAGCCTGGGCGTGGTCTTTAACATGGCCGAGTTCCGCAAAGGGCGTCATCAGGACTGGTACGGTTTTACGCTCGGTGGCACCTTCCAGGACCTGGCGTTTCGGGGCGCGGCGACCGCCGCCCGCGGGCCTACGGAGCAGGCTGCCGAGCCGGCCGAAGAAGCCCAGGACTGA